Within Amycolatopsis sp. cg5, the genomic segment ACGTCTTGGTCGCCGCCGCCGTGCACGCGGTAGCAGTGCGCGTCGTCGTCGGGCACGCAGGCCTCGGCGGGCGGATGACGCACCCCGGGTTCCGGGGGATACGGGGTTGGCTCTTTCGGCAGAAGGGTCCAGCCGTCGAGGCCCGTCCGCGAGCTGTAGGTCTGGCCGTGTGCCTCGATGATCACCTGCGCGTCTTGGCTTTTCACGACGTCGACCGACGGAAGTGTGGTGGCGGGCGCCGAAGTCGCGGTGATCGCCAGAATCGTGAACGGCACCGCGATGATCACGCGCGCCCGGGAGACGAGGTCGTCCGGCACTGGCGGGGCTGCCGCCGCTCGTCGCCAGGCCCACCAGGCGAGGCCCAGCGCGGGCAGCGCGAGGAGGTCGCTCGGATCGGCGAGGATGACCGACGGCCCGTTGACCACCGACCACGCCGCCGACGCGGCTTCAGCGCCCGCGGCGGTCAGCTTGACCACCGCGAATCCGGCGCCGGTCAGCAGCACGGCGGTCGCGGCGGCGATCCGGTTCGCCAGGAAGAAGCCGACCAGCAGCCCGAGGACGGGTGGCGCGACCATCATCCCGGCGAAGTCGCTGAGCTTGCCCGTGACCAGTCCCGGCCACGCCTGCTTGAACACGTGATCGTTGAGCAGGAGCACCGCGGTGGCCACCACGGTCGACGGATGCGCCACCCAGCGCAGGAACACCCCAGTTCGCATGACGCAACAGCCTGCGGTGCGCCGATCACGACTGGGACACGGCTCAGCCCCAGAACGGTGCACGCTGTGGGCAGGCCTGCCCACAGCTAAACTCGCCACTCGTGACGACGCGCCGGTTTGCCGCGACGGTCCGCGCCGGCGCGCGCGGCCGGGTGTTCGTGCCCGTTCCGTTCGACCCCGATCAGGTGTGGGGGAGCAAGCCTCGCCACCACGTCACGGGCACCGTCAACGAGATACGGATCCGTGGCGTCGTAGAGAAGTTCGGCGCTGACCTCGGCGTCGTGCTCGGCGCGGCCTGGCGGCGCGACAACGGCCTCGCGCCCGGTGATCACGTCGAGGTGGCGTTGGCGCCAGAGGGTCCCCAACGTGACGACCTCGCCGACGACATCGCGTCGGCGCTCGACGCCAACCCGGCCGCGGCCGCGTTCTTCGACTCGCTCGCCCAGTTCTACCGTCGCGCCTACTTGCGCTGGGTCGACGGCACCAAGAACCGCCCCGAACTCCGTGCCACGCGGATCGCCGAGATGATCGACCTCTTGGCCGCCGGGCTCAAAGAGCGCCCGAAGGCGTGATTCTGGCCGCGGCGGCGCCGTAGTGCAGGAAGCGCGCGCGACCGTGGCGGTCGGCGCCGACCAGCGACACGACCTGATGACCGTCGGCCGTCGGCTCGGTGGTGATGACCGAGTCGTCGCCGAAGCGCACGACCTCGAAGCGGTCTTCGGAGCCGCCGCCGCGCGGGCGGTAGGTGAGGAAACTGCGGTCGCCTTCGCTCGTGAGGGTGATGTCGTGCCGGGTGGTGCGGTAGGTGCCGCACATACGGTCCACGTCGATCAGAGCGGGGTTCGCGGGCGGCACGGGCAGCGGCTCCGTTTCGACACAGGCGAGGTCTTTGAGCACCTCGCTGAAGACTTCGTAGGCCAGCGGCGCACCACCGGTACTGTTGGTCAGCACGGCGACCGCCACCTTCGCTGACGGCGCGACGCGCAGGAAAGCCTTCTGCCCCTTGGAAACGCCGGTGTGGCCGACGACGCCGTCCCGGTGGAGCATCCAGCCCAGTCCCCAGCCGAGCGCACCGCCGCCGAAGTCCGGGACAGACTCGACGTGCGGTTCGCGCAGCGTGGCGAGTGTCCGCTCGGTGAGGTGCAGGCGCACGAACTCCAGCAGATCCCGCGCGCTCATCGCGAGATGAGAGCCGCTCGGCGCGCAGTGGTACCGGACCGCCCAGCTGTCCGTGGGCACGAGCGCTTCGCCGGACCGCACGTGGCCGACCGCAGCGCGGTGCAGGATCGCCTCGTAGGTGTCGGTGGCGACAGTGCGCAAGCCCAACGGCGCGGCCAGCCGTTCGCGGAGCACGTCGTGGAAATGCGTGCCGCGCAACACTTCCACGAGCCTGCCGAGCACGACGTACCCGCTGTTCGAGTAGGAGAAGAGAGTGCCGGGCTCCAGCGGATGGTCGGCGTCGGCCAGACTGGCGACGAACTTCTCGATCGCGTCGTCGTCGCGACCCGGGTCGGTGGCGTGGTTGCTGTCCATACCGCCGGTGTGGGTGAGCAGGTGGCGGGTGGTCAGTGATTCGGTGGCGACCGGGTCGGCCAGCCGGAACCCGGGCAGGTAGTCGCGGATGGGACGGTCGAGTCGCAGCGCGCCTTCGTCGACCAGCTGCTGGATCAGCGTGGCCGTCCAGATCTTGGTGATGGAACCGATCTTGAACACAGAGTCGGTCGTGGTCTCGACCTGGGTGTGCAGGCTCAGTATTCCGGCGGCTTCGTCGTGGATCTCGTCGTCGGCCAGTACGGCTACCTGCGCGCCTGGGACGTCGTGCTTGGCGATGAGCTCACTCAGGTTCCACCCCATTCCGCCAGGCTAGCGGCGCACCAGCGGCGCTTGGGGGTCGTGAGCGTTGCGGGCGGTTCTAACCGCCCGCAACGCTCACGAGCCCTCAGGCCAGGGGAGGCACCGGCTCCAGAGGCGGGCCCGGGGGAGTGCCGTCGCCGAAGGGCCGCCCGCCCAAGTCCTCGCGATGATGCGGGGTGAGCCAAGCCCGAGGATCCGGCCCGGCGGCGACCACGCGCGTCGGGTTGATGGCCGAGTGCACGTAGTAGTAGTGCCACCGGATGTGGTCGAAGTCCGTGGTGTCGCCGAAACCCGGGGTCTGGAAGAGATCGCGCGCGTACGCCCACAGCGCCGGGTACTCGATGAGCTTGCGGATGTTGCACTTGAAGTGCCCGTGGTACACCGCGTCGAAGCGGACCAGGGTGGTGAACAGGCGGATGTCGGCTTCGGTGATCGTGTCGCCGACCAGGTAGCGCTGTCCGGTCAGCCTGTCCTCGAGTTCGTCGAGCCGGGCGAACAACGCGGTCACCGCGCGGTCGTAGCTCTCCTGGTGCGGCGCGAACCCGGAGCGGTAGACGCCGTTGTTGACGTCGCGGTAGACGACCTCGTTCAACGCGTCGATCTCGGCTCGGTGCTCCGCCGGGTACAGCACGGGGGAGCCGGGGCGGGCGAGTGAGGCCCACTCGATGCCGAAGTCGATGGTCAGCTGCCCGAAGTCGTTGCTGACCAGGTGCCCGGTCGGGATGTCCACGAGCCCCGGCACACTCACCCCGCCGGTGTAATCCGGCCGCCGCGCGAGGTAGGCCTCGCGCAGTGCGTGGATGCCGAGTACCGGGTCCTTGTCGCCAGGGCTGCCCGTCTTTTCGGTGAACACCCAGTGGGCGTCGCCGTCGATGTCCTCCTGAATGGGGTCGGTGATGGCCACGGAAATGGCCTCGTCGAGGCCCATCAGCCTGCGGACGATGTTGACGCGGTGCGCCCAGGGACACGCTCGGTTGATGACCAGGCGATAGCGACCGGCCTCGACGGGCCAGCCGTCTCGGGCGTCGGGCGTCACGCGGTCGGTGAACGCCATGGGATCGCGGACGAGTTCACGGGTGGGTGTCTCACCGGCCTTCATGGTCCCGATGGTAACCGTGAATCCTCGAACACGCGTTCGCAAACATGATCGCTTTGGAGTTTTCCCAGCTCACCGGCCAGGGTACCGTGGGTATGCAGGCACCTCACACCGATGCCGGAGGTCGATGGCGATGCGAGCGATGTGGAAGGGTTCAGTCTCTTTCGGACTGGTCACGATCCCGATCCAGCTCTACGCGGCGACCGAGAACAAGAACGTCTCGCTACGCCAGGTGCACGAGGCCGACGGCGGCCGCATCCAGTACAAGCGCGTGTGCACCATCGACGGCGAAGAGGTGCCGTACGCCGAGATCGCCAAGGGGTACGAGCTCGAAGACGGCGAGATGGTCGTGATCACCGATGAGGACCTGGCGGAGCTGCCGCTGTCCACGTCGAAGCTGATCGACGTGCTCGAGTTCGTGCCGCTGGAGTCGATCGACCCGATCCAGTTCGACAAGACCTACTACCTCGAGCCGCAGAAGACCGCGACCAAGCCCTATGTGCTGCTGCGGGACGCGCTGCACAAGTCAGGGCATGTCGCGGTCGCCAAGGTGGCCATCCGCCAGCGTGAGTCGCTCGCGATCCTGCGGGTGGTGTCGGACGTGCTGGTCATGACGACCATCCTGTGGCCCGACGAGGTGCGCACGCCGGACTTTGGCTTCCTGCGTGAGGAGGCGCCGCAGGTGCGCGCGCAGGAGCTGACGATGGCGGGCTCCTTGATCGACTCGATGTCCGAGCCGGTCTTCGAACCCGACAAGTACACCGACACCTACCGCGAGGCGCTCGAGGCGATGATCGAGGCCAAGGCGCAGGGTGGCAGCACGAAGAAGACGGCCAAGCCGGGTGCGAAGGCCGAGGTCGTGGACCTGATGTCGGCGCTGCAGGCGAGCGTCAGCGAGGCCAAGAAGACCCGCAAGCCCGCTGCCACGACCAGGAAGAAGCCCGCGGAGAAGAAGGCGCCGGCGCGACGGCCCAGCAAGAGCGCATAGCACCGGTTGCCCTATCGGCCTTCAAGGGAGTATGCGAGGCGACACGCCGCGAAGGTGCCAGAATTTGTCGGTCCCCGGTGGTACCAAGAGGCGACCGCTGTTCTCCGGCCCTTCGCGGAAGGCGTGGAAACCGATGATGTGTGCGCTGTGCGTCGCCGAGCTCGACCACTGCCACGGCACCCTGATCGTGCACCCGGCAGGCGACGTCGAATGCGTGGAGCCCGGCTGCGTCGACCTCGACGTCGTCCGGCACGAGTTCACGATTGACTGCCTGACGGTTGAGGGTGGCTGCCCGTGTGTGGCTCTTCCGGCCGAGGCTCTGCTCCACGCGTCCTGAGCTGGTCGGTGTGCCGCGGCATCAGCAGGATCGCCGCGACGGCCAGCGCCGAGACGGCCACCATCGCCAGGAAGACGTTGTGCGTCGCCTGATAGAGCG encodes:
- a CDS encoding YdeI/OmpD-associated family protein yields the protein MTTRRFAATVRAGARGRVFVPVPFDPDQVWGSKPRHHVTGTVNEIRIRGVVEKFGADLGVVLGAAWRRDNGLAPGDHVEVALAPEGPQRDDLADDIASALDANPAAAAFFDSLAQFYRRAYLRWVDGTKNRPELRATRIAEMIDLLAAGLKERPKA
- a CDS encoding serine hydrolase domain-containing protein, whose amino-acid sequence is MGWNLSELIAKHDVPGAQVAVLADDEIHDEAAGILSLHTQVETTTDSVFKIGSITKIWTATLIQQLVDEGALRLDRPIRDYLPGFRLADPVATESLTTRHLLTHTGGMDSNHATDPGRDDDAIEKFVASLADADHPLEPGTLFSYSNSGYVVLGRLVEVLRGTHFHDVLRERLAAPLGLRTVATDTYEAILHRAAVGHVRSGEALVPTDSWAVRYHCAPSGSHLAMSARDLLEFVRLHLTERTLATLREPHVESVPDFGGGALGWGLGWMLHRDGVVGHTGVSKGQKAFLRVAPSAKVAVAVLTNSTGGAPLAYEVFSEVLKDLACVETEPLPVPPANPALIDVDRMCGTYRTTRHDITLTSEGDRSFLTYRPRGGGSEDRFEVVRFGDDSVITTEPTADGHQVVSLVGADRHGRARFLHYGAAAARITPSGAL
- a CDS encoding glutathione S-transferase family protein, with amino-acid sequence MKAGETPTRELVRDPMAFTDRVTPDARDGWPVEAGRYRLVINRACPWAHRVNIVRRLMGLDEAISVAITDPIQEDIDGDAHWVFTEKTGSPGDKDPVLGIHALREAYLARRPDYTGGVSVPGLVDIPTGHLVSNDFGQLTIDFGIEWASLARPGSPVLYPAEHRAEIDALNEVVYRDVNNGVYRSGFAPHQESYDRAVTALFARLDELEDRLTGQRYLVGDTITEADIRLFTTLVRFDAVYHGHFKCNIRKLIEYPALWAYARDLFQTPGFGDTTDFDHIRWHYYYVHSAINPTRVVAAGPDPRAWLTPHHREDLGGRPFGDGTPPGPPLEPVPPLA
- a CDS encoding Ku protein, producing MRAMWKGSVSFGLVTIPIQLYAATENKNVSLRQVHEADGGRIQYKRVCTIDGEEVPYAEIAKGYELEDGEMVVITDEDLAELPLSTSKLIDVLEFVPLESIDPIQFDKTYYLEPQKTATKPYVLLRDALHKSGHVAVAKVAIRQRESLAILRVVSDVLVMTTILWPDEVRTPDFGFLREEAPQVRAQELTMAGSLIDSMSEPVFEPDKYTDTYREALEAMIEAKAQGGSTKKTAKPGAKAEVVDLMSALQASVSEAKKTRKPAATTRKKPAEKKAPARRPSKSA